One genomic window of Candidatus Baltobacteraceae bacterium includes the following:
- a CDS encoding cysteine desulfurase, with product MIAATDKKLERIVADFPILARPTSRGKRLVYLDSAATSQKPRSVIAALVDYYEQYNANIHRGVYEIAARATDEFEGARLKVARFINADPAEVIWVRNTTEAINLVAYSWGSTNVKRGDAIVLSELEHHSDLVPWQLLAQRTGAELRFIPIDSSGRFVLGNLDALLDGAKLVAVAHVSNALGTIAPVREIVERAHRAGAVVLIDGAQGAPHLPVDVRALGADFYTFSGHKMLGPTGIGVLYGKRALLEAMPPFDTGGDMIRKVEYAHTTFNDLPWKFEAGTSNIADAIAFGVAIDYLQDVGMPWIRDHELRLTGYALERLGEFERRGLHIYGPRNPEEVSGVISFNFADIHAHDLASVLDSEGVCIRGGHHCAMPLMEKMGWPATARASFYLYNTEADVDALVDGLDKAAHVFKL from the coding sequence ATGATCGCCGCCACCGATAAGAAGCTCGAGCGAATCGTCGCCGACTTTCCGATTCTGGCCCGGCCGACGTCGCGTGGAAAACGGCTGGTCTATCTCGACTCCGCCGCCACGTCGCAAAAGCCGCGATCGGTGATTGCGGCACTGGTCGACTACTACGAGCAGTACAACGCCAACATCCACCGCGGCGTCTACGAGATTGCCGCCCGCGCTACCGATGAGTTCGAAGGCGCACGGCTGAAGGTCGCGCGGTTCATCAACGCCGATCCCGCCGAGGTCATCTGGGTGCGCAACACGACCGAGGCGATCAATCTGGTCGCTTATTCGTGGGGATCGACCAACGTCAAGCGCGGCGACGCCATCGTACTCAGCGAGCTGGAGCACCATTCCGATCTCGTGCCGTGGCAGCTGCTCGCACAGCGAACCGGCGCAGAGCTTCGGTTCATTCCGATCGACTCGTCCGGGCGCTTCGTCCTCGGCAATCTCGACGCGCTGCTCGACGGCGCTAAGCTCGTCGCGGTCGCCCACGTCAGCAACGCGCTAGGCACTATCGCGCCGGTACGTGAGATCGTCGAGCGAGCCCACCGTGCCGGTGCCGTCGTCCTCATCGACGGTGCGCAAGGCGCGCCGCACCTTCCGGTCGACGTGAGGGCGCTCGGCGCAGACTTCTATACGTTCAGCGGACACAAGATGCTCGGTCCGACCGGGATCGGCGTCCTGTACGGCAAGCGCGCGCTGCTCGAAGCGATGCCGCCGTTCGACACCGGCGGCGACATGATCCGCAAAGTCGAGTACGCGCACACGACGTTTAACGATCTGCCGTGGAAGTTCGAAGCGGGAACGAGCAATATCGCCGACGCCATCGCATTCGGCGTTGCCATCGATTACCTGCAGGACGTGGGCATGCCGTGGATTCGCGATCACGAGCTGCGTCTGACGGGTTACGCGCTCGAGCGGCTCGGCGAGTTCGAGCGGCGCGGCTTGCATATCTACGGCCCGCGCAATCCCGAGGAAGTGTCGGGCGTCATCTCATTCAACTTCGCCGACATTCACGCGCACGATCTGGCGTCGGTTCTCGACAGCGAAGGCGTCTGCATCCGTGGCGGACACCACTGCGCGATGCCGCTAATGGAAAAGATGGGCTGGCCGGCGACGGCCCGCGCGTCGTTTTATCTGTACAACACCGAGGCCGACGTCGATGCGCTCGTAGACGGGCTCGACAAGGCCGCGCACGTCTTTAAACTGTAG
- a CDS encoding sigma-70 family RNA polymerase sigma factor, which translates to MPSAVPSGRVAAGQPQPAAGIENFERIVDDYQRRLYGFALRMTGNREDAEEIVQDAFVRAYRALGKMSPEQRGELRLQPWLYTITLNVTRNRLRSKRPSNVALDALADPDALLRESNEGPPQPETIVEQNADVALVERALLQLPVHLRAAATLRFIEGRSHPEIAEILHQPIGTVKSHVHRAVRILRRILGPQIGRLTPEGDSVHALS; encoded by the coding sequence GTGCCATCTGCGGTTCCCTCCGGAAGGGTTGCGGCCGGCCAGCCGCAGCCGGCTGCCGGAATCGAGAACTTCGAGCGGATCGTCGACGACTATCAGCGACGGCTGTATGGTTTCGCCCTGCGCATGACCGGTAACCGCGAGGACGCGGAGGAGATCGTCCAAGATGCCTTCGTGCGGGCCTATCGCGCGCTCGGAAAAATGTCGCCCGAGCAACGCGGGGAGCTCCGCCTCCAGCCATGGCTCTACACGATCACGCTCAACGTCACGCGCAACCGGCTCCGCAGCAAACGGCCTTCCAACGTCGCACTCGACGCACTGGCCGATCCCGACGCGCTCTTGCGCGAGTCGAACGAGGGACCGCCGCAGCCGGAGACCATCGTCGAGCAGAACGCCGACGTGGCTTTGGTCGAGCGCGCTTTGTTACAGCTCCCCGTCCATCTTCGCGCGGCCGCGACGTTACGTTTCATCGAAGGCCGCTCTCACCCGGAAATTGCGGAGATTCTGCATCAGCCGATCGGCACCGTGAAGTCTCACGTCCATCGCGCCGTGCGAATTCTGCGACGCATTTTGGGTCCGCAGATCGGACGACTCACCCCTGAAGGAGATTCCGTGCATGCGCTGTCGTGA
- the thpR gene encoding RNA 2',3'-cyclic phosphodiesterase — MRLFAGIELDDTARAACGAVIEELARSGFAAKFEGLDKLHVTLAFLGNVDPERHVEIVRVMDEAAAATAPLDVALDKVGAFPHEQKPRIVYVGAREQGRDFRTVCERLRSGYAGLGFTFKDDAVAHVTVARVKDPRRPLPLVNVAPVTLRIRALTLFESVHDKEKNTSRYVVSATSELLRK; from the coding sequence GTGAGGCTGTTCGCGGGCATCGAGCTCGACGATACAGCGCGCGCTGCGTGCGGTGCCGTCATCGAGGAGCTCGCGCGCAGCGGATTCGCGGCAAAGTTCGAAGGGCTGGACAAGCTGCACGTCACGCTGGCTTTTTTAGGCAACGTGGATCCGGAACGCCACGTCGAGATCGTGCGCGTCATGGACGAAGCGGCGGCGGCGACCGCTCCGCTCGACGTTGCGCTCGACAAGGTCGGCGCGTTCCCGCACGAGCAAAAGCCGCGGATCGTTTACGTTGGAGCTCGCGAACAGGGACGCGACTTTCGCACGGTGTGCGAGCGCCTTCGCAGCGGGTATGCCGGCCTCGGGTTTACTTTCAAAGACGACGCCGTCGCGCACGTCACCGTCGCGCGAGTGAAGGATCCGCGCCGGCCGCTGCCGCTCGTAAACGTTGCACCGGTAACCCTGCGGATCCGTGCGCTGACGCTCTTCGAGTCGGTCCACGACAAAGAAAAAAATACGTCGCGCTATGTGGTTAGCGCGACGTCTGAGCTGCTGCGAAAATAG
- a CDS encoding flavin reductase family protein: protein MTGPLEFKHTMRHVPTGVTVVTSFKDGEPRGITVSAFASVSADPPIVLICINRAARSYLFISASRAFCVNVLAGSQRDLAERFSGKIRDRQFDEMQYRVGETGAPVLEGTIAHFECTVTEEHHAGSHSIFLGRVIACAGRPGTPLGYFNGGFHDFGIQVD, encoded by the coding sequence TGGAGTTCAAACACACCATGCGCCACGTTCCCACCGGCGTCACGGTCGTCACGAGCTTCAAAGACGGTGAGCCGCGCGGCATTACGGTCAGCGCGTTTGCCAGCGTTTCGGCCGATCCGCCGATCGTCCTCATCTGCATCAATCGCGCGGCGCGCAGCTATCTCTTCATCTCGGCATCGCGCGCGTTCTGCGTCAACGTGCTCGCCGGAAGTCAGCGCGACCTCGCGGAACGTTTCTCCGGGAAGATCCGCGACCGCCAGTTCGACGAGATGCAGTACCGCGTCGGCGAAACCGGCGCCCCGGTACTGGAGGGAACGATCGCGCACTTCGAGTGCACGGTCACCGAAGAGCACCATGCGGGCTCCCACTCCATCTTCTTGGGGCGCGTCATTGCTTGTGCGGGCCGGCCCGGCACGCCGCTTGGATACTTCAACGGCGGCTTCCACGATTTCGGGATCCAGGTTGACTAG
- a CDS encoding iron-sulfur cluster assembly scaffold protein, producing MDFPKFQRLVEERTGFRTMENATASGEYFSDSCGDMYNFFLKVGPGAVIEDISYFTTGCGFGTATCSLVVDLAKGKTVDEAATIAASDVESQLGGYPEKKKDYPERALEALHVALDDYRQKVSSGAVPDYGTMPRAAAAPAAEVVEPKANGTAAADDGKLLIKLR from the coding sequence ATGGATTTTCCGAAGTTTCAGCGATTGGTCGAAGAGCGTACCGGGTTCCGCACGATGGAGAACGCGACCGCGAGCGGCGAGTATTTCAGCGACTCGTGCGGTGACATGTACAACTTCTTCCTGAAGGTCGGCCCGGGTGCGGTGATCGAGGACATCTCGTACTTCACGACCGGTTGCGGTTTCGGTACCGCGACCTGCAGCTTGGTCGTCGATTTGGCCAAAGGCAAGACGGTGGACGAAGCGGCGACGATCGCCGCCTCCGACGTCGAGTCGCAGCTCGGCGGATATCCCGAAAAGAAAAAAGATTATCCCGAGCGCGCGCTCGAGGCGCTCCACGTCGCGCTCGACGATTACCGGCAGAAGGTTTCGAGCGGGGCCGTTCCCGATTACGGCACGATGCCTCGCGCCGCTGCCGCCCCGGCGGCAGAAGTTGTCGAGCCCAAGGCCAACGGCACCGCCGCCGCCGACGACGGGAAGCTTTTGATCAAACTGCGCTAA
- a CDS encoding SufD family Fe-S cluster assembly protein codes for MPSATIPETELHQRIEGLDATLLAPKARAEALDRFLTTPSGRQRPSRFWRVDLDAIAPDADTISPEGATVRIERASERVIACDLSTAARRHAELLARAFGATEATTAKFGALARAFASAGCFVYVPADYDCSEPITITYSIAPNAGVFPYTVVLLERGARATVLERYTGGAGAFVCAVTEAVNEDNSDLTCAAYQQLDAGARFFATRAARPGRDAKIAWASADFGADLSVGDLSATIAQPGVEAAITSLFFPIGSQHVDIVSTVDHVVGESSSQTHVKSAAAGSGQARYLGNIRIAANAQGTDASLRDDALLLSKRAHIDSVPALEIAANDVKAYHGATVGALDEEQIFYLESRGIEPTAAERMIALGFFEPGIANFPTEALREELREALRTKAS; via the coding sequence TTGCCTAGCGCGACGATCCCCGAAACGGAACTCCATCAGCGCATCGAAGGACTCGACGCGACCCTCTTAGCGCCAAAAGCGCGCGCGGAAGCGCTCGATCGTTTCCTGACCACGCCCAGCGGGCGCCAAAGACCCTCGCGCTTTTGGCGCGTCGATCTCGACGCAATCGCGCCCGACGCCGATACGATCTCGCCCGAAGGGGCGACGGTCCGCATCGAGCGTGCCTCCGAGCGCGTCATCGCCTGCGACCTGAGCACGGCGGCGCGCCGCCACGCCGAGCTGCTCGCGCGCGCGTTTGGTGCGACCGAAGCGACGACCGCGAAGTTCGGCGCGCTCGCTCGCGCGTTTGCGTCGGCCGGATGCTTCGTATACGTGCCTGCGGATTACGACTGCAGCGAACCGATTACCATAACCTATTCGATAGCGCCGAACGCGGGCGTCTTTCCCTATACCGTCGTGCTGCTCGAGCGCGGGGCGCGCGCGACGGTGCTGGAACGCTATACCGGCGGCGCCGGCGCGTTCGTGTGCGCCGTCACCGAAGCGGTGAACGAAGACAACAGCGATCTCACGTGCGCCGCCTATCAGCAGCTCGATGCCGGCGCGCGCTTTTTCGCGACCCGCGCCGCACGCCCGGGACGCGACGCAAAAATCGCCTGGGCATCGGCGGATTTCGGGGCCGACTTGAGCGTCGGTGACCTGTCGGCAACGATCGCACAGCCGGGTGTCGAAGCCGCCATAACGTCGCTCTTCTTCCCGATCGGATCGCAGCACGTCGACATCGTGAGCACCGTCGATCACGTCGTCGGTGAATCGTCGTCGCAGACGCACGTGAAGTCGGCCGCAGCCGGAAGCGGGCAAGCGCGATACCTCGGCAACATTCGCATCGCCGCTAACGCCCAAGGCACCGACGCGAGCCTGCGTGACGACGCGCTGCTGCTCTCCAAGCGCGCGCACATCGATTCCGTTCCCGCGCTGGAAATCGCGGCCAACGACGTCAAAGCGTATCACGGCGCAACGGTCGGTGCGCTCGACGAAGAGCAAATCTTTTACCTGGAAAGCCGCGGCATCGAACCAACGGCCGCCGAGCGCATGATCGCGCTGGGCTTTTTCGAGCCGGGCATCGCGAACTTTCCTACCGAGGCGCTGCGCGAAGAGCTGCGGGAAGCCCTGCGCACTAAAGCATCATGA
- a CDS encoding MBL fold metallo-hydrolase — MICETFTVGPLACNCTIVADETSGEAIVVDGGDGVDEVAEYLKQRNLRAKLLVHTHAHIDHIGDLGRLKELTGAGGLLHPADLPLYETLAIQARWIGLAHAPPIVPLDGDLRDGDSLRVGSVRLDVLHTPGHTPGSVCFALRDGEGLRTTLLTGDTLFAGSIGRWDLGGTSMEDIVDSIREKLLPYDDATPVVPGHGPFTTIGTERQSNPYL, encoded by the coding sequence GTGATCTGCGAAACGTTTACGGTGGGACCGCTCGCGTGCAACTGCACGATCGTTGCCGACGAAACCAGCGGAGAGGCCATCGTGGTCGACGGCGGTGACGGCGTCGACGAAGTTGCGGAGTACTTGAAGCAACGAAATCTTCGCGCCAAGCTGCTCGTGCACACGCACGCGCACATCGATCACATCGGCGACCTCGGGCGGCTCAAAGAACTCACCGGCGCCGGCGGCCTTCTTCACCCGGCCGATCTTCCGCTGTATGAAACGCTCGCGATTCAAGCTCGCTGGATCGGTTTGGCGCATGCGCCCCCGATCGTACCGCTCGACGGTGACCTGCGCGACGGCGACTCGCTTCGCGTTGGCAGCGTGCGCCTCGACGTGCTACACACGCCGGGTCACACGCCGGGAAGCGTCTGCTTCGCGCTGCGCGACGGTGAAGGTCTGCGCACCACGCTGCTCACGGGCGATACGCTCTTTGCCGGATCGATCGGGCGCTGGGACTTGGGCGGGACGTCGATGGAAGACATCGTCGATTCGATACGCGAAAAACTCTTACCGTACGACGATGCAACGCCGGTCGTTCCCGGTCACGGACCTTTTACGACGATCGGCACCGAGCGGCAATCGAATCCGTATCTGTGA
- a CDS encoding DUF485 domain-containing protein: protein MQGQHHHVTTAQWDALAAEPEFRSLVRARRWFVVPATIFFIAFYLGLPVSAGFAPAAMSRPAIGSLTWAYCYALAQFVMAWGLLAAYLWRARAFDLQAALCRKHETEEIRETEETAG from the coding sequence ATGCAAGGCCAGCACCATCACGTCACGACGGCACAGTGGGACGCACTCGCCGCGGAACCCGAGTTTCGATCGCTGGTTCGAGCTCGGCGATGGTTCGTCGTTCCGGCGACGATCTTTTTCATCGCGTTCTACCTGGGCCTGCCGGTCTCGGCGGGGTTCGCTCCGGCGGCGATGAGCCGGCCCGCGATTGGGTCGTTGACCTGGGCCTATTGCTACGCGCTCGCGCAGTTCGTCATGGCGTGGGGGCTGCTTGCGGCCTACCTGTGGCGGGCGCGCGCGTTCGATTTGCAGGCCGCGCTCTGCCGCAAACACGAGACGGAAGAGATTCGCGAGACCGAGGAGACCGCCGGCTGA
- a CDS encoding helix-turn-helix domain-containing protein — protein MTVDRFFQTTRGKIVAELRRRGTASAADLAREFGLSPNAVRQQLVVLERDGLVVEKSVRRGPTKPTLEFSLTNDADKLFPQAYDKMLDAVLREVRDQFGSPAVERIFEGLSRRAVERARHKITAQEPEQRVAQLTQMLRDNGVVAEYSLIDGGYALHEHNCPYSGVVKEHPEVCQVIHQVIDETIGGEHVQTESLAHGGKECRFEMKPTA, from the coding sequence GTGACCGTAGACCGCTTTTTCCAGACGACCCGGGGCAAGATCGTGGCGGAACTTCGCCGCCGCGGAACGGCTTCGGCGGCAGACTTAGCGCGCGAGTTCGGGCTCTCGCCCAACGCCGTGCGCCAGCAGCTTGTTGTCCTGGAGCGCGACGGCCTGGTCGTCGAGAAATCGGTGCGGCGCGGCCCCACCAAGCCCACGCTCGAGTTTTCGCTCACCAACGACGCCGACAAGCTCTTCCCGCAGGCCTACGACAAGATGCTCGACGCGGTTCTTCGCGAGGTGCGCGACCAGTTCGGGTCGCCGGCCGTCGAGCGCATCTTTGAGGGGCTCTCGCGTAGGGCGGTCGAACGCGCACGCCACAAAATTACCGCGCAAGAACCCGAACAGCGCGTCGCTCAACTCACGCAGATGCTGCGCGATAACGGTGTCGTCGCCGAGTACAGTTTGATCGACGGCGGCTACGCGCTGCACGAGCACAACTGTCCGTATTCGGGCGTGGTTAAGGAACATCCGGAGGTGTGCCAGGTGATCCACCAGGTCATCGACGAGACGATCGGCGGCGAGCACGTGCAAACGGAGTCGCTAGCACATGGCGGCAAGGAGTGCCGCTTCGAGATGAAACCTACTGCATAG
- a CDS encoding methylated-DNA--[protein]-cysteine S-methyltransferase, which translates to MRCREVESLWDEIRGDCTKSLREAVSGHLRACPPCQELYEQYEGVAFCLSCLPQPEPSCDLTKRVVEHILTLKGRHRSPVVLSSVTTPIGRLYVGFKENRIAYIGFETGEPLENVRSRIEARLRRPVTVGEAPSWLQPTLDRFFATWKLDDQVVDISDLTPFEQAALRAAASIPPGEVRSYGWVATQIGKPRAARAVGRVMARNPLPLLFPCHRVVDSSGGLHNYFYGLDMKARLLKMEGYRG; encoded by the coding sequence ATGCGCTGTCGTGAGGTCGAGTCGTTATGGGACGAGATTCGTGGCGACTGCACCAAATCGCTCAGAGAAGCCGTTAGCGGCCACTTGCGAGCGTGTCCTCCGTGTCAAGAACTCTACGAACAATACGAAGGCGTCGCGTTTTGCCTGTCGTGCCTCCCGCAGCCCGAGCCCTCATGCGACCTCACCAAACGCGTGGTCGAGCACATTCTCACGCTCAAAGGAAGACACCGATCTCCGGTCGTTCTGTCATCGGTAACGACGCCCATCGGACGGTTGTACGTCGGGTTCAAAGAGAACCGGATTGCGTATATCGGCTTCGAAACGGGCGAGCCGTTGGAAAACGTCCGTTCGCGCATCGAAGCCCGGCTGCGCCGTCCGGTCACCGTCGGCGAAGCGCCGTCGTGGCTGCAGCCGACGCTCGATCGATTCTTCGCAACGTGGAAACTCGACGATCAGGTCGTCGACATCAGCGACCTGACCCCGTTCGAACAAGCGGCCCTGCGCGCTGCGGCTTCGATTCCCCCGGGCGAGGTGCGATCGTACGGCTGGGTCGCGACGCAAATCGGCAAGCCCCGCGCCGCGCGGGCGGTCGGGCGGGTGATGGCGCGCAATCCGTTGCCGCTGCTCTTTCCGTGTCACCGCGTGGTGGACTCGTCGGGCGGCTTACACAACTACTTCTACGGACTCGACATGAAGGCGCGGCTTCTCAAAATGGAGGGATATCGCGGATAA
- a CDS encoding cation acetate symporter, with protein sequence MRTQETLVMFGIFVGITLVVTYLAAGQSTTSRGFYTAHRRIGGLQNGWAIAGDYMSAASFLGITGLVAFYGFDGFMYATGAFVGFLVVLLLVAEQLRNTGKYTMADLISFRLRGRNVRAVAALSTLVISIFYMIAQMVGGGAVVHLLLPQLSDIVAIVVVAALMLTYVFFGGMLATTWVQVIKAGLLLVSSVILSALVLVHFNFSIGAMLQAASAVHKAAGASANLLNPGLLFIGSVGAWNLLSFSLSQALGTAGLPHVLIRFFTVPSANAARRSVAWAMVLIGIFYVLISFMGLGAATIVGEQQIGTRLYAGQAISYIAHHPEQADKLNADLVANNYIVPKQDSNLAVPLLAAHLGGSMLAAFVSAVAFATILAVVAGLTIAASSAFAHDIWFNLVRDGKGDETENLYVARATAVVVAVISAVLSISLRGYNVGFLVGLIFAVAASANVPVILLSLWWKRFSGGGAIAGMLGGLASSIGLIAISPVGMGPHAIFPIENPGIVSIPVGFVCAIIGTLVAPDREAQEMFGQLQVRAVTGLGAEI encoded by the coding sequence ATGCGCACGCAAGAGACGCTCGTGATGTTCGGGATCTTCGTCGGCATCACGCTGGTCGTGACGTACCTGGCCGCCGGACAAAGCACGACCAGCCGCGGTTTTTATACCGCCCATCGCCGCATCGGCGGCCTGCAAAACGGCTGGGCGATCGCCGGGGACTACATGTCCGCCGCATCGTTTTTGGGCATTACCGGGTTGGTCGCGTTCTACGGATTCGACGGCTTCATGTACGCGACCGGAGCATTCGTCGGTTTCCTGGTTGTGCTCTTACTCGTCGCCGAGCAGCTGCGCAATACCGGCAAGTACACGATGGCCGACTTGATTTCGTTTCGCTTACGCGGCCGGAACGTTCGCGCGGTCGCCGCCCTTTCGACCCTGGTGATCAGCATCTTCTACATGATCGCGCAGATGGTCGGCGGCGGAGCGGTCGTTCACTTGCTCTTACCGCAGCTCAGCGACATCGTGGCAATCGTGGTCGTGGCAGCGTTGATGCTCACGTACGTGTTCTTCGGCGGCATGCTCGCCACGACGTGGGTGCAGGTCATCAAAGCCGGGCTGCTGCTGGTAAGCTCGGTCATTCTGTCGGCGCTGGTGCTGGTTCACTTCAACTTTTCGATTGGAGCGATGCTGCAGGCGGCAAGCGCGGTGCACAAGGCTGCCGGCGCAAGCGCAAACCTCCTCAACCCCGGCCTGCTCTTCATCGGATCGGTCGGCGCGTGGAACCTGCTATCGTTCTCGCTTTCGCAGGCCCTCGGGACCGCGGGGCTTCCACACGTTCTCATCCGTTTCTTTACGGTGCCTTCCGCAAACGCCGCACGGCGGTCGGTCGCGTGGGCGATGGTGCTCATCGGCATCTTCTACGTGCTCATCTCGTTCATGGGACTCGGTGCCGCGACGATCGTCGGCGAGCAGCAAATCGGTACTCGCCTGTACGCGGGCCAGGCCATTTCCTACATCGCGCACCACCCCGAACAAGCCGACAAGCTCAACGCGGATCTGGTCGCGAACAACTACATCGTTCCCAAGCAAGATAGCAACTTAGCGGTTCCGCTGCTGGCCGCGCACCTGGGCGGCTCGATGCTGGCGGCGTTCGTTTCGGCCGTGGCATTCGCAACGATTCTCGCCGTCGTCGCCGGACTCACCATCGCGGCCTCATCGGCGTTCGCGCACGACATCTGGTTCAATCTCGTTCGAGACGGCAAGGGTGACGAAACCGAAAACCTCTACGTCGCGCGCGCGACGGCCGTCGTTGTCGCCGTCATTTCCGCCGTGCTCTCGATTTCGCTACGCGGATACAACGTCGGATTTCTCGTCGGACTCATCTTTGCGGTCGCGGCCAGCGCCAACGTTCCGGTGATCTTGCTGTCGCTGTGGTGGAAGCGCTTTTCCGGCGGCGGTGCGATCGCGGGCATGCTCGGCGGTCTCGCATCGTCGATCGGTCTGATTGCGATCAGCCCCGTAGGGATGGGCCCGCACGCGATCTTCCCGATTGAAAATCCCGGCATCGTTTCGATTCCGGTCGGCTTCGTCTGCGCCATCATCGGAACGCTCGTCGCCCCCGATCGCGAAGCCCAAGAAATGTTCGGCCAACTGCAAGTACGTGCCGTAACGGGATTAGGCGCCGAAATCTAG
- the sufC gene encoding Fe-S cluster assembly ATPase SufC, producing MSDQGLRIADLHCSVAGNEILKGIDLVVEPGKVHALMGPNGSGKSTLAFSLTGHPQYAVNKGSVTLDGADLLALAPDKRARAGLFLSFQYPAAIPGVKVANFLHAARQAERPGDLPPAKFRALLLEKMELLGMDPSFMGRYLNDGFSGGEKKRLEMLQLAVLAPKYAVLDETDSGLDVDSLRAVGESIAALRASDEGRNTGFLVITHYPRILQHVAADVVHIMIDGRIVKTGDQELAHRIEREGYDTIREEIGAIA from the coding sequence GTGTCCGACCAGGGTTTGCGCATCGCCGACCTGCACTGCAGCGTCGCCGGAAACGAGATTCTCAAAGGCATCGACCTCGTCGTCGAGCCCGGAAAAGTTCACGCGCTGATGGGGCCTAACGGCAGCGGCAAGTCGACGCTCGCCTTCTCTTTGACCGGCCATCCGCAGTATGCCGTCAACAAGGGATCGGTGACTCTCGACGGCGCGGACTTGCTGGCCCTCGCGCCCGATAAGCGCGCGCGTGCCGGCCTGTTCCTTTCGTTTCAATATCCGGCCGCGATTCCGGGCGTGAAAGTCGCCAACTTTTTGCATGCCGCGCGCCAAGCCGAGCGCCCCGGCGATTTGCCGCCCGCAAAATTCCGCGCGTTGCTGCTCGAAAAGATGGAACTTCTCGGTATGGATCCGTCCTTTATGGGACGCTATCTCAACGACGGGTTCTCCGGCGGTGAAAAGAAGCGGCTCGAAATGCTTCAACTCGCCGTGCTCGCGCCCAAGTACGCCGTGCTCGACGAGACGGACTCGGGTCTCGACGTCGACTCGCTTAGAGCTGTCGGCGAATCGATTGCAGCGCTGCGCGCGAGCGACGAGGGACGCAACACCGGCTTTCTCGTCATCACGCATTATCCGCGGATCCTTCAGCACGTCGCGGCGGACGTCGTGCACATCATGATCGACGGGCGCATCGTCAAGACCGGCGACCAGGAGCTCGCGCATAGGATCGAGCGCGAAGGTTACGACACCATTCGCGAGGAGATCGGCGCCATTGCCTAG
- a CDS encoding SUF system NifU family Fe-S cluster assembly protein, translating to MDDFYRDYILDHYRNPRNFGHIESPDAQAEDLNPLCGDQVRIELKVDDGVISDLKFSGKGCAISQASTSMLTEAVKGMKLQDAAKLSKDIVLENVGIGISPTRMKCAMLGLRVLKSAAIGEIAGWPDEE from the coding sequence ATGGACGATTTCTACCGCGACTACATCCTCGACCACTACCGCAATCCCCGCAACTTCGGTCACATCGAGAGCCCCGACGCGCAAGCCGAGGACCTCAACCCGTTGTGCGGCGACCAGGTCCGCATCGAGCTGAAAGTCGACGACGGCGTGATCAGCGACTTGAAGTTTTCCGGCAAAGGCTGCGCGATCAGCCAAGCGTCGACGTCGATGCTTACCGAAGCCGTCAAGGGGATGAAGCTCCAAGACGCCGCGAAGCTGTCCAAGGACATCGTGCTCGAGAACGTCGGCATCGGTATCAGCCCCACGCGTATGAAGTGCGCGATGCTTGGCCTGCGCGTCCTCAAGAGCGCTGCGATCGGCGAAATCGCCGGTTGGCCGGACGAGGAATAG